Sequence from the Calidithermus timidus DSM 17022 genome:
AGGCCCGCCGTGTCGCCGTCGGCGCTGGGCACGCTCTTGGGCACCTGGCCCAGCACGAAGAGGACGTCGAGCGGGCGGTCGACGAGCGAGGTGACGTAGGCGGGCTGGGTGAGGTCGCGGTAGAGGCTGCCGGTGTGGTCGATGGCCGCCACCACGAAGCCCCTCGAGGCCAAATGCTCCATCAGGTAGGCCGACTGGTAGCGGCTGCCGGGCTGCCCGTGCGAGTAGACGAGCAGCGGGAATTTCCCGGCCTCGGGCGCCGCGTCGCGCAGGGCCTGGCCCGGCAGGTCGAACTCCACCGAGCCCACGACGCCCTTGTAGACGGCGGGCTGGGCCGCCCCGGTGGCGCGGCGGGCCGGGTACCACACCTCCACGGTGAGGCCGCGGCCGCGGGCGGGGTCGGTGAGCTGCAGGGTGCGGACCCCCACGGCGTAGCTCCCGGGCACGGCCAGGGGCGGGGCATCAGGCCGCTGCACAGGGACCCTCTGCGAAAGGGTGAAGGCACACAACGTCAGGGAAAGGGCGGCGATTTTCCACATAACCCAGAATACCCGCTGGGCTCACCCCCGCGAAAGGAAGCGCTCGAGCCGCTCCAGCGCCTCGGGCATGTTCCTGCGCCCGTAGCCCACCCGCAGGTGCCCGGGCTGGTCGTAGACCGTCCCCGGCAGCAGCAGCACGCCGGTCTCGCGCACCACCTCCTCGCAGAACTCCGCCACGTCCTGCGGCGACTTGAAGCGGGGGAAGCCGATGGGGCTGGCGTCGGGCCGGACCCACTCGAAGAGGTGCGCGTGGCGGGCGAAGAAGCCCTCGAGCAGCGGCAGGTTGGCCCGCACGATCCCCAGGTTGCGCTCCACCAGCACCTCCCGGTGGCGCAGGGCCAGGGCGCTCAAAAACTCGCTGGGGGCGCTGTTGCAGATGCTGGTGTAGTGCTTGAGCTCGAGGCAGCGCCCGATCACCTCGGGGTCGCGGCTCGCCAGCCAACCCAGCCGCAGCCCCGGCAGGCCGTAGGTCTTGGACATCGAGCCCAGGCTGATCGCCTTCTCGTACACGTCGCAGGCGGCGGGCAGGCGGTCGGCGGGGTCGTGCTCGAGCTCGCGGTAGACCTCGTCGCAGAAGACGTACAGGCCACGCTCGCGGGCGAGCCCCATCACCTGCTCGAACACCCCGCGCTCCATCAGGGTGCCGGTGGGGTTGTTGGGGGTGTTGACGTAGAGGAGGCGGGTGTTGGGCCGCAGGAGGCG
This genomic interval carries:
- a CDS encoding aminotransferase class I/II-fold pyridoxal phosphate-dependent enzyme, which encodes MKLKPFRIEQYYAKYEFTAQYMLSSSDAESRSVEELLALEPDARERLDRLWLGYTESPGAPYLREAIAAIYERLAPDDVLVAAAAEEGIFLVYHALVGPGDHVIVETPCYESAFELARSTGAEVSAWERRYEDGWANDFAALERLLRPNTRLLYVNTPNNPTGTLMERGVFEQVMGLARERGLYVFCDEVYRELEHDPADRLPAACDVYEKAISLGSMSKTYGLPGLRLGWLASRDPEVIGRCLELKHYTSICNSAPSEFLSALALRHREVLVERNLGIVRANLPLLEGFFARHAHLFEWVRPDASPIGFPRFKSPQDVAEFCEEVVRETGVLLLPGTVYDQPGHLRVGYGRRNMPEALERLERFLSRG